Genomic window (Pyramidobacter porci):
GCCACGCCGAACGTGGCCGCCGACCCCCACGAAGTGCCCGTCAGCACCGAGGAGATAGCGCAGATCACCGACGCCGAGACGAGGAACGTGCTGGGACGGAGGATCGACAGGCCGACTTTGATCAGATAGGGCACCGTGCCGCCGGCCATCCAGATGGCGATCATCGGGCCGACGATCAGCAGGATCAGGATCGCCCCCGAAGCGCGGGCGACCATCGGGATGACGCCTTCCTTGAACATATAATCCCATGTGAAGCCGTAGCCGAACACATAGACGATCGTCGTCGCCAGCGCGACGATCAGGCACAGCATGCCCGTGTCGAAGTTCATGAACAGTTTGCCGACGATCATGATCGCGAGGATCATCACCATGATCGCAATCGCGCCGCCCAATGTGACTTCCTTGTGCGGCTTTGCCGTTTTTTCCGCCATACTCCTTCAACCTCCCGTATCAAAAACCAAGGCCGCGCCCTTCGTCAGGGCCCTTTACGCCGCCAGCCGGCATCAGACCGCCGGCCGCAAAAAAAACGAGGCGTCGCCCGCCGGGCGACAGAATATTGGATACAGATTTGAATCCGCGTGATTAGTATAATTTAAAATATTTACTCTGTCAACGGAAAATTTTTCGGTGCGGAAAAACGTCCCCAACGCGGCCGGAAACGGGAAAGACGGGAACGCGCGCAAAAAAATGACGGGGCGCCCGTCGAGAGCGTTCCGTCACTGAAAAATGCGCGTTATTGCCTTTCCGTTTCCTCCAACAGCGAACGGTAACGAAACGTGTTCAGCACGTGTTCCTCCATCAGCCGGCGGCTGCGCTCGGCCTCGTGGGCCTCGAGCGCGTCGATGATCAGGGAATGTTCCTTCCAGCTCGGCACGTTTTCCCCCGTCGAACGCGTTCGTTCCCGATAAAATCGGGTATAAAGCAGCGTATACATCGTAGAGCGCCAATAGCTGCTGTTGAAGAAGCGCAGCAGGTACACGTTGCCGGAAAAAGAGACGATCAGGCGGTGCAGTTCTTCGTTCAACTGCGCGTACTGTGCTTTCTCCTCGGGAGTTTGCCGCTCTCGTCCGAACAATTCCGCCTCTTTGGCGTTGATCGCGCGCAGCACCGTCACGTGTTCCGGCGTGCAGCCATGCGCCAGCCACGCCGCGGCGGCCCCCTCCACGGCGGCGCGGCTGTAGAAGATCTGCCGCATGTCCTCCGACGACAGCGCCGGCAGCAGATAGCCTTTGCGGCCCCGCTCCTTGACCAGGATGCCCTCCGCGACCAGCCGGCTGAGCGCGGTGCGCAGCGGCGTACGGCTCATCGACAGGCGTTCGGACAGATCCGGCTCGAAAAGCCGCTGCCCGGGAACGATCTCGCGCTGACGGATCAGCTCCACCACGGTGTTGAACGCGCGCAGCTCGGCGTTTTGCTTCAACGCTTCTACCTCTTGCTCCATCGAAAATCTCCCTTCCGACGTCGCTCTCGACGCTCGAAAAACGTTCCTCCGGCAATGAAGCGCCGCCGAACGGGAACTCTTTTTCCGGATATCCGCTCCCTATTGGCCGGTACGCGCGGCGAGACGGCGGCTTTTCAGCTTCCAGCGGCCGGAGTTGAAATAAAGCCACAGCAGCGCGCCGCGCACGCCCAGGTCGAGATCCATGGCGTACCACGCGCCAGCCAGCCCCAACCCCAGCTTGTTCACGAACATCCAGGCCGCGCCCAGACGCAGCCCCAGCATGGAAAAAATGCCCAGCCACAGCGGCGCGGTCGTGTCGCCCGCGCCGCGCAGCGCGCCCGAACTGGTCAGCGCCGCGCCGAAAAGCGTCTCCACCCACGCCACGATGCGCAGCGCCCGCGCGCCCTGCTCGATCACGGCCGCGTCGGACGTGAACACGCGGATCAGCCATTCGGCCCCGAAGTACATGCCCGTGCTCACCGCCGCCATCACGCCCAGACAGAGGTGGATGCAGGCCCGCCCTTCGGCTTCGGCGCGCCGTTCGTCGCCCGCGCCCAGGGCCTGGCCGACCAGCGTCGTGGCGGCGATGGCGATGCCGTAAACGGGATTGTAACACACGCCTTCGGCCGTCGTGGCCAGATAATGCGCCGAGACCGACACCGTGCCCAGCGCGGAGATCACCGACATGTAGAGGATCTGCCCGCTGGAGAGCACGATGCGTTCGGCCGCGATCGGCAAACCGACGCGCAGCAGATCGTTCAGGCGCTTTTTTTCGAAGCGCAGGAACCGCGGCGCCGACAGTTGGAGATCGCTCCGGCACCGTCTCAGCGCGGCCGCCATGGCAACCGCCGCCAAAACGATCGAAACCGCCGTCGATACCGCCGCGCCGCGCACGCCCCAGCCCATGCCCCACACCGGCAGGCCGCCCAGCCAGTCAAGATTCCGGCTGGGATAGATGAGCAGAAAGTTGCCCGCCACGTTGCACAGGTTGGCGGCGACTGAGATCTTCATCGGCGTCACCGTGTCGCCGGCGGACTGGAGCACGCTCGCCATCGAACGCTCCGCCACGAGGAAGGGCATGGACGCGCCGACGATACGCATGTAGGCCGCCGCGTCGGGAGCCACGTCGGGGGCGGCGCGCATCCAGGCGACGTACAGGCCGGCGCAGGATTCGGCGGCCGCGGTCATGCACAGGCCGATCAGCGTGCCGAGCATGACCGCCTGCGCGGCGTAGTGCCCCGCCAGCGCGTAGTCCTTCGCGCCCCAGCAGCGCGCCACCAGCACGGAAGCGCCGCCGGCGGCGATCATCGTCACCGCGTAGGCCAGCCACATGGGCTGCGCGTTCAGCGCCGCAGCCGCCGTCGCCGCGGCCCCCAGCGAACCGACCATGGCCACGTCGACGATGTTCACCAGCGTGAACATCACGTTTTCGAAGACAGCCGGCAGCGCCAGACGGATCACCCGCCTCAGCGTGCCCCGAGGTTTCTTTTCCATGCCTCTCCCCGTCCCTTCGCGCCCACTTTACCAGCTTCGCGGCGTTTTTGCAAAAAGAAAATGAAAGGCAATCTTTAAATAAAACTGATACGGCGAGCTGCGCGATTCATGCGGGGGACGATCCGAAAAAAGCCGGAGATCGTCGTGATCTCCGGCTTTTTTCGGATGTTTTTTCGCGGCGGATTATTCGCCCTCGCCCTCTTCGATGTGGATCGTCCTCAGCTCGTAGTCCAGCGAGCCCATACCGATCTTCGCGCCGTGCTCGAACTGAGCGTGCGGAGCGGCGGCCGGATGAAGGAGCTGGAACTTGTCATCGCCCGCGTGGAAATAATGTTCTTCCACAGCCGAGCCCGAAGCGGCCACGACCATGTCGTAACAGGCTTTGTCCAACGCCACGGGGTCGGTGCTGGCGGCAATGCCGATATTGGGGACGATGGGCGTGTCGCTCCAGCCGCAGCAGTCGCACAGCGGCGTGATGTCCATCATGACGTTGATGAACAGCGGGCGCACCTTGTCCTTGATCGCGCCCCAGGCGTACTCGGCCATGCGGCAGTTGAAGCTCGACTTGTCCTCGTCGGCCGTCCAGATCATGCCGACGGCCCTGGTAGGGCAGACGGTCATGCACTCGCAGCAGCCCAGGCACGGTTCGGCGTGAATATGCGACGTCGTTTTGCCGGCGGCGTCTTTCTCCATCGTGATGGCGTGTCCGGGGCAGTTGCGGAAGCAGCGGCCGCAGCCAATGCATTTTTCTTCGTCGACTTCGAGATGAACGGCGTGCTGGGCCTTTTTGCCGCGTGCCGGCACGCAGCCCATGGCGAGGTTCTTGATCGTGCCGCCGTAGCCGGCCGCCACGTGCCCCTTAAAGTGAGACACGACGACGAGCGCGTCGGCTTCGGCGACGGCGGACGAGATTTCGACTTTTTTGAAGTACTGGCCGTCGATTTCAACTTCGCGGAAATCGTTGCTCTTCAGGCCGTCGGCGATAATCAGCGGCGCGCCGGTCACTTCGTAGCCGAAGCCGTTTTCGATGGCGGTGATCAGGTGATCGACGGAGTTCTTGCGGCTGCCCACGTAGAGCGTGTTGCTGTCGACGAGGAACGGCTTGCCGCCGCATTTCTTGATCTCGTCCACGACGGCGCGGATGAAAATGGGGCGCAGATAGGTGTCGTTGCCCTTCTCGCCGAAGTGCAGCTTCACGGCCGTGAGCGCGTCCTTCGCGACGGTCCTTTTGAACTCTACGGCCTCGACGGCCTTTTTCAGCACGTCCACCTTGCTGACGCCGGGCGTGAAGGGCGCGAACCAGACCATCGACTTTTTATTTCCCATTGTGAAAATCCCCCCTGCGAATTTTTTCACCGCAACGACTCCCCCCGGAACCGCCCGCGGCTGTTCGACGAAAGTTTACCACATAAAGCGAACTCCAAGTCAAGCGGGCACTCAAAATAGGCGATTTTACCGATTCGCATTTTCAGACACACTGGCTTATAATTTCTCAATGAGACCCATCAGGATTCAAGGAGTGTTGCCGATGAAAAAAATCTTCTCGTTCGCCGCCGCGCTTTTGCTCGCGTGCTCTTTCGTTCGCCCGGCCGAGGCCGTCGACGCGCTGTCGGTCATCGCCGGCGGCGCCGCGGAACCCGCCGCCGATACGGCGGCGTCCGCGGACCAGACCGCCGCCAGGGACGAAATCCCCCAGCCTTACGTTCCCTCCGCCGCCGATGCGGAGGCCTGCAGCAAGCGCCTCGCCGAGATCGAACGGATTCTCGCCGAATTGGAAAGCCTCAAAGCCGACGAAGCCGCCGCCCGTTTCGGCGTCACCGCCGAAGACGTGACGAGGCGCGTCGAAAATCTGACGCTGCTCAAAAACGCTTACCCGCGCCTCATCAACGCCATCGGGCGCAAAAAGCAGGACGACGCCGACCTGGCCCGGCAGAAGGGCGACACCAGTTCGCCCGAACTGACGCTGAACGACAAACCGCCTTACAAGCTCAGCTACTACGACTCTTACATCGGCAACCTCGACGATATCCGCAAGCAGATCGACGACGCCAAAGAAGGTCTGGCGCGCTTCGACTCGTACGCCGCCGCCTCGCAGAAACTCGTCGAGGAGCGCGAAGCGGCGTGGCGCCTCGCCCGCGACAACTATCAGAAAGAGCAGAACCAAAAGACTTCCTGGCAGCTTCAGGGCGCCGCGTATCTGCTGGAAATCGCCCGCGCCCAGCTGATCCTCGACGGTTTCGAAAAAGAACGCGCCGCTACCGCCCTCGCGAAATACGAGCTGCAGTATCAGCGCCGCGGCTATCTGCAAAAATATATCCGCGAGAACCTCGACCTGAGCGCAGAAAGTTTTGCCGCCCAGATCGCCGCGCTGAACGCCGAGATCAAAAAGCTGGAAGACTCGCGTCCGGCCCTGAACCGCCAGCTCAAACAGGCGGAAGCCGCCGCCGAGACCGCCGAAATGAAATACGCCGCCGTCGCCGACGACAAAGACAAAGGCGCCGCCCAACTGGAAATGAGCTACCGCACCGCCGAGCGCGACCGCTACCGCCTGCAGCTCGAACAGCTTCAGGAGACGCTGGTGCTCTACGCCGAGCGCAAGCGCCTGTGGACGCTGCGCTACGACCTGGCCCGCGGCGCCGTCGACGAAACGACCATTCCCGCCGTCGTCAAAAACATGAACGCCGAAATCAAAACCCTCGAAAACAACCTGCTCGACGTACAGAAGGATCTGCTCTCGCTGCAGAGCCGCCAGTCCGCTATCAGCAAGATGCTCGACAGCGAAACGACCGAGGCCAAATATCTGCCGGGGCTGAAAAAATACAGCTCCGCCGTGCAGGCCTCTATCGACAGCTGCCTCAGTTACACCGCCGCCGTCATCTCGCTGTCCGCGCAGGAGCGCGCTTTCGCCGGCGAACTGCAGGAGACCTACAAGACCGTGTCCACCTTCGACAAGATCCACGCCTTCTGGAAAACGCACGCCGCCACGCTTCTGAACACCGAGCTGTGGCAAAGCGGCGGCTACGCTGTGCGCCTCAAGGAATTCCTGATCGCGCTCGCCATCATCGTCTTCGGCACGTGGGGGGCCCGCAAACTGGTGCACATGTTCTCGTGGGTCGTGGGCAAATATTTCAAGTTCGACGAGACCAGCCGCCGCACCTTCGACCGTTTCGTGTTCTACCTCGCCGGCATCGCCATCTTCCTGACGGCGCTGCACATCGTCGGCATCCCGCTGACGGCCTTCGCGTTCCTCGGCGGCGCTGTCGCCATCGCCATCGGTTTCGGCGCTCAGAACATGTTCAAGAACCTCATGGGCGGCATCCTGCTGACGCTCAACCGACCCTTTCGCCTCGGCGACGTCATCGAAGTGGCCGGCGTCTCCGGCACCGTTACCGACTTAGGCGTACGCTCCACGCTGATCCGCACGTTCGACGAAAAAGAAGTCGTCGTCCCCAACAGCCAGCTGCTCGACAACCAGCTCATCAACTGGAGCCTGTCCGACGCGCTGCTGCGGGTCAGCGTCGATTTCGGCGTCGAGTACGGCACGCCGGCGAAGAAAGTCAAAGACGTGGTTCTGCGCATCGCCGACGCCAACCCCAAGATCCTCAAGAATCCCGCGCCGTGGGTCTATTTCGCCGATTTCGGCGACAGTGAGCTCAACTTCTCGCTCTACTTCTGGGTCAACCAGAAGATCGCCAGCGGCATGAAAGTCAGCGGCGAACTTCGCGAGGCCATTCAGGAAGTCTTCGCGCAGGAAGGGCTGCGCATGGCTTACCCGCACATTGACGTGAGCATTTCCAACGCCGGCGAAAAACAGCGGACATCACAGCTGCAGAATCTTTAAACACGAAAAATGCAGACAGTCCATCGGAACTCAGGATTGTCTGCATTTTTATTTATACGCAGGGACATGTCCGTTCATGCCCGCTTCATTTTCCTCGTACATTATCTTCCGCGGCTCGAACTTTTCGGCGGCGGTTTAGATTCATTCGCTCCTTCCGAAGCGGCATGCGGCGAAAAAAACACGTCCAGCACCGACGTGAAGGAACGAATATCAGAGTTCATGCCATCGTGGAGCCAGTACATAAAGAATCCCATCAATACATGCTCATAGAATGAAACCAGCGTTGTGCGATCCTTTTCATAAAAGGGATGGTTCTGCTGCTTTTCCCGTACGTACCGCACCGCGCTGCGTTTCACAAATGTCTCGATATTCCGCACCAGGATCGTCTTGTAGACCGAATGAAAGAGCCGCAGAATCTCTCTGCGGTGAGCCAAGCAGTTGTTCGCCAGCGACGCCACGCTGTCGTACAGACCGCTCAGTTCGCGGTCCTCCCCGACAGGAGCCAGCCATTCCTTCAGTACCGCCTCCATCAGCGATTGAATGCTGTCGTAGTAATAATAAAAGGTGTTGCGGCTGATCTCGCAGCGATCGGTGATGTTCTTCACCGTAAGCTTGCCGTAACTGCTCTCCTTAAGGATCTGCACAAACGTATCATGAATCGCTTTCTCCGTGTAATTAATCATGGTTGTACCTCCGCTCAACTTGCCGTGAGCAGTCTCCGCGGCCCCGCTCCGAAGCCCGCGGGGGCGGCTTTCCCTTCCCTGCAGAAGGTCTTATATCATTGCACGAATTCAATGGAATTTATTGTACTGCCTGAAGAGCGGTTTATGTCATCCGTAAAAACTACAGTTAACTTTTTTCGGAACTCTCCATGAAATCCGCTGAATCCCTCCTGACTAAAAACGATCCCGAGAAATATTTTCTGCTTTTTGCGGAACGAAGAAGGCGGCCCGAAACGGGCCGCCTTCTTTTCTTTACCGCATTCCGCCTTGTGGAGCACAGCAAGAAAGCTCGTTGATTCAGTTTAGAAGTTCAGGAATGTGCGGAAACGAACCAGATTGTTATCGTACGTCGGATCAACCGTGGTACCGTTCATGCGGCCGTCGAAATCGGTGTAGTCAAGATAGAAAGCCAGGTTCGGGCTGTACTGATAACCAACACCGACGGTCCACTCCTTGGCGTCTCCATAGTCGTCCATATCGTACTTTCCATAACGCTCGTACGTGCTGAACTTCGCACCCCACATCTGGACAGCGGAAACCTTCCAGACTTCAAGATCTTCGGCAATGGGCGAAGAACCGCTGATTTTGTTGATTTCGAAATTGGTATTCAGCGTGAAAGGAGCGGCGCCGTTCTGATAGATCCAGCCCTTGTCATACTGCATGTATTCGGCGCGCAGGTCGGTGAATTTCAGCACGTCCTGGCTGACGTCAAGGACCACCTTCCAGGCCTTGGGATCATCGTCAACAGCGCCGTCGATGTCTTCCATGAAGTAAGCGCCGCTGAGCTTCAGACCCTGGCCGAAGTTGAAACCGAGTCCGAACCAATAAGCATCCATATTGAGGTCCTTGGCGCCGCCCGTGCCGTCGCCGTTGAACCAATAGCCGTTGGCGCTGACGAAGAAACGTTCGCTCTCGTACTTCAAACGGGCTCCGTAAATTTCGTCGCCGACGTTATCGGTGTAAACGCCCTTATCGCCCGCTCCTACGTTGCTGGCGGCAAAGCCCTCGACGGTGAGCCCGCCGCGGTTGTACTTCAGATCGGCACCGCGGATCGTGGTATCGAAGAAGTTGGATTCGTCATCCCACATAGGCGTGGTCACATGCAGGCCGTCTTCGCCTTCCCAGTCGTTGGCGAAAGCGCCCAGCTTGGCAGTGAGCCCTTCGGCGCCAAACAGATCTTTGACGGTGACCCAGTAGCGGTCGATCTTATCGTTGTGCCACCGCATTTCAAAGCTTACGCCGTCAGACAGATCCTTGTGCATGAACAGACGGGCGCGGTTGTACTGAAAGCCGTCGTCCATCACGCCGGAACCGCCGTCGTTATCCCAACCGTGATAGTCGAAGCGCAGCTGCCCCCAGATCCTCAGGCCGCCGAGGCCCTTCTCGAGCGCGCTCAGGCGGCTGTCGAAGCCGTCCACTTTCACGCCCAAGGCTTCCAGCTCCGGCTGGAATTCCACCACCAGCGCCTTCAGCTTCTCCAGGTCTTCACCGCTCAGGCCGCCCGCGGCCATCATGCGCGCCACCATCGTGGCGATCTCGTAGCGGGTCATGGCGCGGTTGCCCTTGAACGTGCCGTTCGGATAACCCTCCAGGATTCCCTTCGCGCTCAGCTGCTCCACGGCGTCGTACGCCCAGTGGTTCATCGGCACGTCGCTGAACGGGTTCGCGGCGAACGCCGGCGCGGCTGCGGCCGCCAGCGATGCGGCGGCGACTACGGCGAGCATTTTCTTCATACTCATTCTCGAAACTCCTCCTCAAAACGGAACCATGACTTGCGGCGTCTCATGACGCCGTTTCCCGGCCGGGAACAAACCGTCAGGAGAGAGTTCACAAAAAGCTTTGGGAAGGAGTGGCCTCGTTTCCTCATTCCTCTTCGCCTTTTTTCGTCTCGTTCCCCTGAGTCTTCTCCAGACCGTGAAACCGTGTTCTCTATCGTACAGGAAACCATTCTTTTTCATGATTTCCCTGAACGCAGATCCTCTTCGGCGCAGTTGGAATTCTCTTTTCGTTCGAGATATTTCACGCGCTTTTTCAGCACATGGCGTTCAGCTTTCAGGTTTCCGATGCTGGCTTTCAGACAACGGTTCTCCACTTTCAAGCGTTCCAACTCGCCCATGGGCGGGCTTTCCTTACGGCTGCGTCCCGTTCCGCGAAGATCGTCAAGACCGTGCTCGCCGTATTTGCGGAACTTGCTGACCCAAGAATACACCTGACCATAACTGACGCCGTACTTGCGAATGGCTTGAAGGTAGTCGGCACCGTGATCAATGCAATAGTTCACGATCTCCAGCCGTTGCTCTTTACTTGTCTGTTTTACCCCGCTCATGGAAATTCCTCCTCAGTTCATCGGGAAAGGCTTGCAAAAGACCGAAAACTTCTTTCCAGAATCGCTGTGGAATTTCGCCCGACGCGCGGTCTTTATGCCCAAAAGCCACACAGGCACCCTCTACGAACCGACGCTCAGCCCCGCTGTTCACAAAACAGAACTCTCGAGGTTTTTCGGAATCATTTTACGAAACTCACATCTTTTCTCAATTGTCAGTAATTGAAAGTGACCATTTTTTGTTCACTTTCAAAGAGCTGTATAGAATTTAACGATTTTTAAACGGACGGGAACTGTCCAACCGGGGACAAACGCCGCCGCGATACCCAAACTCAGGCGCAAAGCCCGGCGTCGTCCTCCAAACCCAAGGGACATGCTCCACAGGGAACAAAAGAGCGCGGAATGCCGATGACTCGGGAGTCATCGGCATTCCGCGCTCTTTTGTTTTTCGTTTCGCCACTCCAGACGGTCAGACGTTACGACAGTTCCCGGTGCGGGATCAGCGAGCGGTGAATCTTCGCCACGATCTTGCGGATCCGCCGCGGCGTTCCCGGCGCCACGCAGGGACGATGGGCGTCCTCGGGGAAGAAGACGGCGAACATGCCGCCCGTGCAGTCCAGCGTCAGCCCTTCGCCCTTGAAGAACTGGATGTCGCGATCTTCGTCGTACTCCCCAAGCGGCGTCACCCGCCCCAGCGGCGCGCAGCCGATCAGCTCGTCTCCGGCGATCGTCATCTGCACGTCCACAAACTCGCGGTGCGCCTCGAAAAGCGTCCGCTCGAGCGGCTTCGTCTCCGGCTCGTCGATGGAAAACCACGCCTTGCCGGGAATCAGCTCCGTCGTGCCGGGACTCAGCTCCTTCAGGTCGGCGCGGGCCAGCTGGCGCACGGCCCAGGCGAAGACTTCGCCGAGGCCGCTGTAATTTCTCGCGTCGTCGATATGCGCGTAAATCATAGACTCTCTCTCCTTCGGATAAAAAACGCCGTTTATCTGAAACAGTCGAAAAGCTCTTTCACCTCGTAGCCGGCCACCCGGCGCGAGGCGAAAGAGTCGTACAGGCGCATGGACGCCTCCTCGAGCGCCGAGGGGCGCACGCCGATGCGGATCGACTCGCGCGCTTCGATGTAGGCCGACAGCTTGTCGCAGACTTCGATAACGCGGCCGTCGACGGGATCCATCTCGTCGCGCCCCTCGGCGTCGGCAAGATCGCGGCCGATGACGCGCACGCGGCCGTTCGTGCGGACGCGGTTTTCGAACTCGTCCATGACCATGTAGAGCACGTCGTCGCGCCACGCCGGCGGCAGCAGCGGGAACAGGTTCTCCTCGACGCCGCGGCGTTCCAGCTTTTTGACCAGCTCGTCGAGCCCCTTGACGGAGCGCTTCACGGGCGAAATGATGTCGCGCGTCAGCACCTCGGGCAGGTCGTGGAAGAGACCGCCGTAAAAATCGTTGCGCCGCCGCCGCGCGCCCGCGCCGATCTCGAGCGAGATGAGCCAGCTCAGCAGCGCGACCACCAGCAGATGGCCGAGCACCGACGTGGGCGGCAGGCGCTGGACCTGCGCCCAGCGCTTCTGGAACTGCAGCTGCCCGACGAGGCTGATCAGGTCGTTGAAGGCACCGCCCTCCGGCGAGAGGATGTCCTCCACCGCGGCCAGATCGCGGTATTTTTCGATCTCGCCCATGATCTCTTCGCGCGTCTTTTCGATGCCGTACAGCGGCTTGCTCCAATAGTAGATGAAGCCGAACTCCCAGCGCGTGGCGATGTAGTGCGCGGCGCCGAGGATGCGGTCTTCGAGGCTGTCGGGCACCGATCCGAGATAGGCGCGGCACTGCCCGCACAGCGGATAATCGAGCGGCGACAACAGCGGCTCGAGCTGGGCGTAAACCCAATCGTTGAGCTGACGCTGCTGCGCGCGGTCCTGCATGAGGCGGTGGAAGACGGGCGGCTTGATGTCAGTGACGAGCACGCGGTGCAAAAAGCTGAACGCGCCGTTGGCGACGAGCCGGTTCCAGTCGACGGCGCGGCCGCGGTCTTCTTCGGCGCGGGCGATGAAATAGGCGATCATCGCCTTGTGCGCCTGCTTGTCGATCTCGGTGAACTGGGCCGTGCGCGGATGGTCGTTCCAGCGCTCGATGCTCGAGGCGGAAAAAATCAATTCCATCAGGCCTTTTGAAATCATGAAACGTTCGTCCCTCCTTCAGCGGGGATTCCGCACCGATTATAATGGATGGCGCCGTTTTATGACAGCCCGGCCGGTCTTCATGTATTATAATAAAGGATCTTCGAAACCGCGCTCTCGTTTCGAGGACGAACAGGAGGTTTGACCATGAAAAAAATCATTCGGACGCTGCTGACGTTTCTGATCCTGACAGTCCCGCCGCTGACGGCGGCGGCGCAACAGCCTTCCCCCGAAGAACAGGCCGCGGAGAAATTCTTCTTGAGCCGCAACTGGAAGTCCGTCGAGACGCTGCTCGAACAACGGGAAAAACTTTCGCCGCGCGCCCTGTCGCTGGCGGCGAACGCGCTTTGGTATCAGTCGCGCTGGGGCGACGCTCTGGAAGTGATGGAACAGATCGGCAGCCGCTATCCCAGAAGCGTCGTCCCCTATGCGAGCCTGCTCAAAGCGCTGGCGCTGGAACGCACCGGACGGCCCGGGGAGGCCTATCAAGCCGGACTGGCGCTCTATCAGGCAAAATTCACGCCGCGGCTGGCACGCTACTACGCCATGTATTTGCTCTTCCGCCTCACCGAGAACGTCGACGAGAAGGAAAAATGGCTGCGCCGCATGGCCGACGCGACCAGCAGCGACGATCAGGAAGCGGAAATGCTGAGCGAGCTGGCCAAGCTCGGCCGCATGAAGTCCGCCGACGCGCTGCGCCTGCTCAAGCTGGAGCCGCGCAACGCCGCCGCGCTCAAGATCGCCGCAAAAGCGCCTTCGTCGCTGCAGCGCAGCTACCGCCTCGGCTACGCCGCCTACCTCGACGGCCGTTATCAGGACGGCGTCAAATTCCTGAGCC
Coding sequences:
- a CDS encoding HD domain-containing protein, with the protein product MISKGLMELIFSASSIERWNDHPRTAQFTEIDKQAHKAMIAYFIARAEEDRGRAVDWNRLVANGAFSFLHRVLVTDIKPPVFHRLMQDRAQQRQLNDWVYAQLEPLLSPLDYPLCGQCRAYLGSVPDSLEDRILGAAHYIATRWEFGFIYYWSKPLYGIEKTREEIMGEIEKYRDLAAVEDILSPEGGAFNDLISLVGQLQFQKRWAQVQRLPPTSVLGHLLVVALLSWLISLEIGAGARRRRNDFYGGLFHDLPEVLTRDIISPVKRSVKGLDELVKKLERRGVEENLFPLLPPAWRDDVLYMVMDEFENRVRTNGRVRVIGRDLADAEGRDEMDPVDGRVIEVCDKLSAYIEARESIRIGVRPSALEEASMRLYDSFASRRVAGYEVKELFDCFR